In Formosa haliotis, the sequence CCAATCTGGAATTGCTGTTCCATCAGGAAATACATCTTTGCTATCTTGCGCATTTGAAATCGAAATACATCCGATAATACAAATAATACATTTTAAAATAGTTTTCATACTGTTTACTTTTAATTATGTTTAAGTTTAAAATTTTATAATCCTTACCAATTATTCTTTGGTTATTTCAATAAATCCAATAACATGTTCATGATGACTATGTTCTTCCTCTGCTAAGTCGACAACAACATTTTTTAAATGAATATTTTCTACAGGTAATTCTTCCTGCCCTAAAATTCGAGACACATATTTTACGTGACCAGCTCTAATATTCTCTAGAAAAACATTTTTAATAGGCGTAAGTTTACGCTCTATAGTTGGTACTAAATCTCGCCATTGGTATAAAACATCTGTTTCTATTCCTAATACTCCATTTTTCATAGCTCCAGACTTTATATTACTAACAAATATATTTTTAACATATCCTCCACGTCTTTCATTCGTTTTAATAAATACTAAATGATACATATTTGCATCCTCTACAACTTCACAATTATCGACAAATACGTTTTCTATCCCCCCTGAAAGTTCACTACCAATTGCCAATAATTGATGTCCATTCTTAACTACACAATTACGCATAACAATATTTTTTGAAGGTGTATGTAAACGCCAAGCATCTTGATTTCTACCAGATTTTACAGCAATAGCATCATCTCCTTGATCGAAAACACAATTTTCAATTAATACATTCTGACTCATTTCGGGATCTACACCGTCGTTATTATGACCATGGGCATATACATTAACGTTTCTAATAACAACATCTTGAGATAGATAGGGATGAATCGTCCAAAATGGGCTATTTGTAATTGTAATACCTTCAATTAAAATATGCTTACTTCTATTGAATTGAATAAATTGTGGACGAAAATGAGCTGTACCATTTACCATTTGTCGTTTAATAACTGGGCTATTATTTGCAGCTAAATTGTAAAGTATTTTAAGGTTTTGCATATGACCTTCTGGTCTTGCATACCATTTTTCCCAAACATCTAATTTAGCTTTAATTTCACCATCACCTGTAATTGCGATATTCTCGCAATTGTATGCATAAATTAATGGTGAATAATTATAGCACTCCATTCCTTCCCATGTTGTATGTACAACAGGCAAATAATCTTGAGGATCTTCTGAAAAAAGTAAGGTTGCCCCCTTTTCCAAATGTAAATTCACATTACTTTTAAGCTGTATTTTTTTTGTTAACCATTCTCCCTTAGGAATAATAACAGTTCCTCCTTCATTTTTATTTGCTAAATCTATGGCCTCATGTATGGCGTTATAATTTTTATTTTTATCCTCTGGTATTGCTCCAAAATCGGTAATATTATATTGTTTTGTTTTCCTAAAGTCCGGAATTTTTATGCCAGGCATCACGAATGGAGCTTTAACATCAATCGTATTAAAAGTTAAAACTCTATTAGACAGATCTTCTGAATTCCTTTTACATCCTACTAATAAGATGACGGTAAGAATTACGAGGTTATTTATTAGATTTTTCATTTTATATATTTTTGTTCTAACTAGGCCTTTTAATTATTTTAAACCAACATTCACGGTTTTATCATCTTTTAAAAACTGATTAATTAAAAGATTCTTAAGTTTTAAAGTTAAACTTGAATCTCTATTAATTATATTGTGTTTTTCTTCAGGATCAACTTCTATATTGTATAACTGGTAGGTTGGCAAAGAGTTATCTTTATATCTATTTCTGATAATTTTCCAAGGTTTATGAATTAAACTTTCTTGGATATGTCCTCTTATATAGATATCATGAGTGGTTTCTCTATTCATGTTCTTTATAGACTCCCAAACATTCTCACCTTCTACTTGTTTAGGAATATCTGCATGTATCAGCCCAAGTAAAGAAGGCATTATATCTGAAACAGATATATAATTATAGTTTTTTTGATGTTTTAATTTATTTTTCCAGTACACTACAGCAGGAATTCTAATAGCTCCTTCGTAATTTGAACCTTTCCAATCTCTAAATGGAAAATTACTTCCTAAAACAGGATTAGGGCCATGCACACCATTATATTGTGTTGTAGGGTACCAGTTTTCCATTGCACCATTATCGCTAATGAAAATAATCACTGTGTTTTCATCGAGATTTTGTTTTTGTAAAGTTTCTAAAACTAAACCAATACTAAAATCCATGTGAGACATTGCTGCTGCAAAATCTCTTCGTGAGTTATTCTCTATCGTTTCTAAATAAGGCAATTTCCATTTTTCCTCTTCCTGAAGAGGGAAATGTGGAGCACTATAAGCCAATTGTACATAAAAACCTTTGGTTGTATCCCTTTCTTCTGTAATCCATCGAATAAAATCATTGGTCAATAAATCTGTTGTATGTCCATTTTCTTCTAAAAATTTGCCATTTCTATGCCAACTTAAATCACCATTTTTATAATGATGTGTATACTGATCTATTTGGCCATGTAAAAACCCATATGAATAGTCAAACCCAAATGTATTTGGACCATTTAAGGCATTTAAACCTAGATGCCATTTGCCAAATAATGCATTCTGATAATTACTTTTCTTTAAAACCTGAGGTAAGGTTATAATAGAATCTGGAAGTGTTTTTTTACTTTTCCCACTAATAGGAGAGACAACCCCTATTCTACTTGAAGGCATACCTGTTAATAATGACACTCTAGAAGGAGAACACGTGGGATTTGTATAAAACCGTTGCAGTTGAACCCCATGGCTAGCTAACCAATCGATATGTGGTGTTTTAATAACTGAACCATTATACCCAACATCGTTCCAACCAGCATCATCTGCAATAATTATCAAAAAATTGGGAGTATTATTTTGTGTGATATTTCGATCGGTATTTTTACAATTGAAAAGAGAAGCCATTATGAATAAAATATACCCAAAATGCAGCACTCTATTTTTAAAATTCCTCATATATCAATAATTTTAAATCTATTTCAACCTTAGAATATTGAAGTTTCTAAATTTATCAAAGTAAAAAACAAACGCTATTATAAAAATTATAATAGCGTTTGCCGTTTTAAAAAACACAATTATTAACTATTATAAATTAATAACCTGGATTTTGC encodes:
- a CDS encoding glycoside hydrolase family 28 protein, which encodes MKNLINNLVILTVILLVGCKRNSEDLSNRVLTFNTIDVKAPFVMPGIKIPDFRKTKQYNITDFGAIPEDKNKNYNAIHEAIDLANKNEGGTVIIPKGEWLTKKIQLKSNVNLHLEKGATLLFSEDPQDYLPVVHTTWEGMECYNYSPLIYAYNCENIAITGDGEIKAKLDVWEKWYARPEGHMQNLKILYNLAANNSPVIKRQMVNGTAHFRPQFIQFNRSKHILIEGITITNSPFWTIHPYLSQDVVIRNVNVYAHGHNNDGVDPEMSQNVLIENCVFDQGDDAIAVKSGRNQDAWRLHTPSKNIVMRNCVVKNGHQLLAIGSELSGGIENVFVDNCEVVEDANMYHLVFIKTNERRGGYVKNIFVSNIKSGAMKNGVLGIETDVLYQWRDLVPTIERKLTPIKNVFLENIRAGHVKYVSRILGQEELPVENIHLKNVVVDLAEEEHSHHEHVIGFIEITKE
- a CDS encoding sulfatase-like hydrolase/transferase, producing the protein MRNFKNRVLHFGYILFIMASLFNCKNTDRNITQNNTPNFLIIIADDAGWNDVGYNGSVIKTPHIDWLASHGVQLQRFYTNPTCSPSRVSLLTGMPSSRIGVVSPISGKSKKTLPDSIITLPQVLKKSNYQNALFGKWHLGLNALNGPNTFGFDYSYGFLHGQIDQYTHHYKNGDLSWHRNGKFLEENGHTTDLLTNDFIRWITEERDTTKGFYVQLAYSAPHFPLQEEEKWKLPYLETIENNSRRDFAAAMSHMDFSIGLVLETLQKQNLDENTVIIFISDNGAMENWYPTTQYNGVHGPNPVLGSNFPFRDWKGSNYEGAIRIPAVVYWKNKLKHQKNYNYISVSDIMPSLLGLIHADIPKQVEGENVWESIKNMNRETTHDIYIRGHIQESLIHKPWKIIRNRYKDNSLPTYQLYNIEVDPEEKHNIINRDSSLTLKLKNLLINQFLKDDKTVNVGLK